One window of the Shewanella cyperi genome contains the following:
- a CDS encoding response regulator transcription factor codes for MSAHILLLEDDPELTRLIKLCLENEGYMVSTCANANRAEFILQQQQVDLLICDVMLPGRSGFDFVSEIRSQTQCPILFMTAKTSLQNQLHGLSLGAQDYLLKPIDPRLLLAKIKVFLGRPKPTETAQTQYSQFNLSLNALTRRAELKGQLLELTTAEFQLLEALLAHFGTVVSREFLFQRLLGRSYDGMARTMDGRASRLRKKLQAIDDKWNVQTSWGEGYYLSYGEPEL; via the coding sequence ATGTCTGCCCATATACTGCTGCTTGAAGATGATCCCGAACTGACCCGGCTGATAAAGCTGTGCCTGGAAAACGAAGGCTACATGGTCAGCACCTGTGCCAACGCCAATCGCGCCGAATTTATCTTGCAGCAGCAACAGGTGGATCTGCTGATCTGCGATGTGATGTTGCCGGGCCGCAGTGGCTTTGACTTTGTCAGCGAGATCCGCAGCCAGACCCAGTGTCCAATCCTGTTTATGACAGCCAAAACCTCGTTGCAAAATCAGCTCCATGGTTTGTCGCTGGGGGCCCAGGACTACCTGCTCAAACCCATAGATCCCAGGTTGCTGCTGGCAAAGATCAAGGTGTTTCTCGGGCGCCCCAAACCGACGGAAACAGCCCAGACCCAATACAGCCAATTCAATCTTTCTCTGAACGCCCTGACCCGCAGGGCCGAACTCAAGGGCCAGTTGTTGGAGCTGACCACGGCGGAATTTCAGTTGCTGGAGGCCCTGTTGGCCCACTTTGGCACCGTGGTCAGCCGGGAGTTCCTGTTCCAGCGGCTGCTGGGCCGCAGTTATGACGGTATGGCTCGCACCATGGATGGACGTGCCTCCAGGTTACGCAAAAAATTGCAGGCCATAGACGATAAATGGAACGTGCAGACCTCCTGGGGCGAGGGCTACTACCTGTCCTACGGTGAGCCCGAGTTGTGA
- a CDS encoding sensor histidine kinase, whose product MNPLLRFNAVLIATVLLLALSLGQVYRWYGSEPTPVVDAEYVLQAVEQLQHSHRSLQCQMDNGIGCGDALFVEYPAGYWGGKLDEAQVFAMRDKQGRQMLCRHSESDKILCINNLKSPDKLEHGLDLAYVFYLALFLVIFLLSRNLFRDIEILRRSAISEIKFGKFPAFSLSPKSYLAPLAQSLRNMTANIEQLNQFQAEVAETVCHDIKTPLARIKFLSHLMTADNLDTSRQQLNNNIADIEDNIYDYLSLAENEYSEVGNERTELELGAFIKDLLAQVPADNDIAIELQQPAPISAWLYSNLMKRLVNNLLGNALRFAKSRVLIRCERQGQHLLLAVEDDGPGWDAAEGSGGDGQLAHHKLGLSIVRRVVEKHQGQIRLQPSSLGGAKVLILLPLITQ is encoded by the coding sequence ATGAATCCCCTGCTGCGTTTCAACGCCGTACTGATAGCCACGGTACTGCTGCTGGCCCTGAGTCTGGGCCAGGTGTATCGCTGGTACGGCAGTGAGCCCACCCCCGTGGTGGATGCCGAATACGTGCTGCAGGCGGTGGAGCAATTGCAGCACAGCCACAGATCGCTGCAATGCCAGATGGATAACGGCATTGGCTGTGGTGATGCCCTGTTTGTGGAGTACCCTGCCGGGTACTGGGGTGGCAAGCTGGACGAGGCCCAGGTGTTTGCCATGCGCGACAAACAGGGGCGGCAGATGCTGTGCCGCCATTCCGAGTCTGACAAAATTCTGTGCATCAACAACCTCAAGTCGCCGGACAAGCTGGAGCACGGGCTGGATCTGGCCTATGTGTTCTACCTGGCACTGTTCCTGGTGATTTTTCTGCTCAGTCGCAATCTGTTCCGTGACATAGAGATCTTGCGTCGCTCGGCGATCTCCGAAATCAAGTTCGGCAAGTTTCCAGCCTTCTCCTTAAGCCCCAAGTCCTACCTGGCGCCGCTGGCCCAGTCACTGCGCAACATGACGGCCAACATTGAACAGCTGAACCAGTTCCAGGCCGAGGTGGCCGAGACAGTGTGCCATGACATCAAGACGCCCCTGGCGCGAATAAAGTTTCTCAGCCATCTGATGACGGCGGACAACCTGGATACCTCGCGTCAGCAGCTGAACAACAACATTGCCGATATCGAAGACAATATTTACGACTACCTGTCGCTGGCGGAAAACGAGTACAGCGAGGTGGGCAACGAGCGCACCGAGTTGGAACTCGGCGCCTTTATCAAGGATCTGCTGGCCCAGGTGCCGGCAGACAACGACATTGCCATTGAGCTGCAACAGCCTGCGCCCATTTCCGCCTGGCTCTACAGTAACCTGATGAAACGCCTGGTGAATAACCTGCTTGGCAATGCGCTGCGTTTTGCCAAAAGCCGGGTGCTGATCCGCTGTGAACGGCAGGGGCAGCACCTGCTGCTGGCGGTGGAGGACGATGGCCCCGGCTGGGACGCCGCCGAAGGAAGCGGCGGTGATGGCCAGCTGGCACATCACAAGCTGGGCCTGTCGATAGTGCGGCGGGTGGTAGAGAAACACCAGGGCCAGATCCGGCTGCAGCCCTCCAGCCTTGGTGGGGCCAAGGTTTTGATTTTACTCCCCTTGATAACACAGTAG
- a CDS encoding S8 family serine peptidase, producing the protein MKLKSLTVATLAALYGAGMASAMPTSSTNVSATGSKGGVVLQAITKEELSRPKRVSDKAPQTNNAIRPMPGGLNQQHQPASAKAKFVEEPNRSGEDVYIVRLRDLPLATYDGRVKGYAATAQQVIRNEMASQTPVMQQGKQRMQKAAAVDQAQVQAVQQSRVESYRQYLSAKQNDVLQQARSQGIQNPVRANYTNAVNGFSIKMTQAQAKALAALPQVQFIERSTMQQIQTDRGPTFIGADQVWTGNTVTGLPWKGEGIVMGIIDTGINSDHVAFADIGGDGYDHTNPLGDGNYLGDCATGKLVCNDKLIGIYSWPVITDTYQGLAPATGEDIQGHGSHTAGTAAGNYVENVPLLAPSLGDGDGEPLGFTFESTSGVAPHANIIAYQVCLPEDGCPTEAILKAYEQAIADDVDVINFSIGGGEQFPWESATELAILSAREAGISVAVAAGNSGGDAHNTFFGSLGHSAPWEMVVAASTHDRVLHKTNNLISFSGGNSTPYLYIDPNSSWGDDIAGYSVDSISLGIPVSAADYGDPQCLNAFAPGTFSADQVVVCERGTNARVAKAHNVKAGGAGGFILYNQAWYSGITQEEQRLYDDAYPLPGIHVSNYTGNNILNWMNDGAAEHFINITGGSVDRSLDPAKGDMLADFSSLGPSMTYKHHMAPNIAAPGVDILAPYADEHPMAPGSAQSQDWAIISGTSMASPHVAGVMALVRQAHPDWTAAEVQSAMEMTASQTVRRDVDQYNPDGFPATQHRTGSGRVDAQAAVNAGLIMNETVENFRLANPSMGGDVRQLNLPQLANSNCRGGVCSWVRTVTATRDGSWTLSADQWVYDRWVSTYDGEIDMHNAKMEFFPASFSLKAGESQSIVIKADITDIQYQHDSKLLGAGRSLDGVELWTSVNLTASDSSIPKSHWPVSINFDHGGLPEAVNVEVHRDNGSYRIADLPLGASNDLVYRGHGPVKADIMEVTLPQDNNHRPIYSDGDYAPGHNQVTLFNVPEDTARFVVEVLEHTKDPGFNKYMRELGGSLAIHIGRDSNGNGEADFDEEWICSSTTQIELNRCSLTNPDAGQYWVLLSNTSKNMSDWDLDQGPDPWGYYGITREQLVDSYRVAMALVPSDASGLTIEGPATSDGSLVDLDLNWNLDNLAEGDVAYAGVDIGSSAAPGSIGFIPVRLKRGMDDVTVNNNQRVRGGDIVDVTVHVVENNTGTDRDFDLSTVIPAGLTLVPGSVKVSSLEQEANLSVDGNTVRVAGVQQDSGNWDRSYKVTTNETDALCRVPAYGRNDSGFVGLAKNYGFMPAIGGTMVDASGSWDYDATVGEWVYTNPFEIHMADYWGADGHMNLFHNEDYMSYDRFIVSPQGFVTFGPEWGAASHFISQKFPYYMNPYGPFVAPFWRGYADPANIGFSIPVDVLGAPLEQNLFEPWKGSGIALAYAGDDFIIEWVNARTQGVEASWFGTYPTGVEQNDRYTFDLIMNKGYRYGAGEFEFVMAYGDMDFADQGDYGSIGVHGNYGPLDVFGYPYGQEMGVSAAYNDLKEVTTANKVICLDYTGPEATQFDLSFQVRVAETAAGQTLTMDVVSDVSGMGQKVIANAIQVAGNITLAPFNAMTIAENTSADVTVAYADVDANPNLISVSGEHISALVHGNSAGSTVTITPDANWHGETQVSVTVADSVNPTDATTQSFMLTVTSDGIEPGCTDSAATNYDANANQDDGSCTFPAPPAAEPAKDTSSGGALGWLALLLAPVAMVRRRRLH; encoded by the coding sequence ATGAAACTGAAGTCCCTTACTGTGGCGACACTTGCGGCGCTGTATGGCGCCGGTATGGCATCGGCCATGCCCACGTCGTCGACAAACGTGTCTGCCACTGGCAGCAAGGGTGGCGTTGTACTGCAAGCCATCACCAAAGAAGAATTAAGCCGGCCCAAGCGCGTTTCCGACAAAGCGCCCCAAACCAATAACGCTATCCGTCCCATGCCCGGCGGATTGAACCAGCAGCATCAACCCGCATCGGCCAAGGCCAAGTTTGTTGAAGAGCCTAATCGCAGCGGCGAGGATGTGTACATAGTGCGCCTGCGGGACTTGCCGCTGGCCACCTACGACGGTCGGGTTAAAGGTTATGCCGCCACCGCCCAGCAGGTGATCCGTAACGAGATGGCTTCCCAAACGCCTGTGATGCAACAGGGCAAGCAAAGGATGCAAAAGGCGGCTGCCGTCGACCAGGCCCAGGTGCAGGCGGTGCAGCAATCCAGAGTGGAAAGCTACCGTCAATACCTGAGCGCCAAGCAAAATGACGTGCTGCAACAGGCCCGCAGCCAGGGCATACAAAACCCGGTGCGCGCCAACTACACCAACGCGGTCAACGGTTTCTCCATCAAGATGACCCAGGCCCAGGCCAAAGCCCTGGCAGCCCTGCCTCAGGTACAGTTCATCGAACGCTCCACCATGCAGCAGATCCAGACCGACCGCGGCCCGACCTTTATCGGTGCCGATCAGGTGTGGACCGGCAATACTGTCACCGGCCTGCCCTGGAAGGGTGAGGGCATAGTGATGGGTATCATAGATACCGGCATCAACTCGGATCATGTGGCGTTCGCCGATATCGGCGGTGACGGCTACGATCACACCAACCCCCTGGGCGACGGTAATTACCTGGGCGACTGCGCCACCGGTAAGCTGGTTTGTAACGATAAGCTGATTGGTATTTACAGCTGGCCTGTGATCACCGACACCTACCAGGGCCTGGCCCCGGCCACGGGTGAGGACATCCAGGGTCACGGCAGCCACACCGCGGGTACCGCCGCCGGTAACTATGTGGAAAACGTGCCCTTGCTGGCCCCCTCCCTGGGGGATGGTGACGGTGAGCCCCTGGGGTTCACCTTTGAGTCCACCTCGGGCGTGGCACCACATGCCAACATCATTGCCTATCAGGTGTGTCTCCCGGAAGATGGGTGTCCCACAGAGGCGATCCTCAAGGCCTATGAACAGGCCATTGCCGACGACGTGGATGTGATTAACTTCTCCATCGGCGGCGGCGAGCAATTCCCATGGGAAAGCGCTACCGAGCTGGCCATACTCTCGGCCCGTGAAGCCGGTATTTCCGTGGCCGTGGCCGCAGGTAACTCGGGTGGTGATGCCCATAACACCTTCTTCGGCAGCCTGGGACACAGTGCGCCCTGGGAAATGGTGGTGGCCGCGAGCACCCATGACAGGGTGTTGCACAAGACCAACAACCTGATCTCCTTTAGCGGTGGCAACTCCACCCCTTATCTCTACATAGATCCCAACTCCAGTTGGGGCGATGATATCGCCGGTTACTCGGTGGACAGCATCAGCCTGGGTATTCCCGTGAGTGCCGCCGATTATGGCGATCCCCAGTGTCTCAACGCCTTTGCCCCCGGCACCTTCAGTGCCGATCAGGTGGTGGTGTGTGAGCGCGGAACCAATGCCAGGGTCGCCAAGGCACACAACGTCAAGGCCGGCGGAGCCGGTGGCTTTATCCTCTACAACCAGGCCTGGTACTCGGGCATTACTCAGGAAGAGCAGAGGCTGTATGACGATGCCTATCCGCTGCCGGGTATCCATGTGTCCAACTACACAGGCAACAACATATTGAACTGGATGAATGACGGCGCCGCCGAACATTTCATCAACATTACCGGCGGTTCCGTGGACCGTAGCCTGGATCCCGCCAAGGGTGACATGCTGGCGGACTTCTCGTCCCTCGGTCCTTCCATGACCTACAAGCACCATATGGCGCCGAACATTGCTGCCCCCGGGGTGGACATTCTCGCGCCCTATGCCGATGAGCATCCAATGGCGCCTGGCTCAGCTCAATCCCAGGACTGGGCCATCATCAGCGGTACCTCCATGGCCAGCCCACATGTGGCCGGTGTCATGGCCCTGGTGCGTCAGGCCCATCCGGACTGGACTGCTGCCGAGGTGCAGTCGGCGATGGAAATGACCGCCTCCCAGACTGTGCGCCGTGACGTGGATCAGTACAATCCCGACGGTTTCCCCGCCACCCAGCACCGCACCGGTTCCGGCCGCGTGGATGCCCAGGCGGCGGTCAATGCCGGTCTTATCATGAATGAGACGGTGGAAAACTTCCGTCTGGCCAACCCATCCATGGGCGGCGATGTGCGCCAGCTCAACCTGCCACAGCTGGCAAACAGCAACTGCCGCGGCGGCGTCTGCTCCTGGGTGCGAACCGTGACCGCTACCCGCGATGGCAGTTGGACTTTGAGTGCCGATCAGTGGGTCTATGACCGTTGGGTCTCCACCTATGACGGCGAGATCGACATGCACAATGCCAAGATGGAATTCTTCCCGGCGAGCTTCAGTCTCAAGGCCGGCGAGAGCCAGAGCATAGTGATCAAGGCCGATATTACCGACATTCAATACCAACACGATTCAAAACTTTTGGGTGCAGGCCGCAGCCTGGATGGGGTGGAGCTGTGGACCAGCGTTAACCTCACTGCCTCCGACAGCAGCATACCCAAGTCACATTGGCCCGTGTCCATCAACTTCGACCATGGCGGTCTGCCGGAAGCGGTGAATGTTGAGGTCCACAGGGACAACGGCAGCTATCGCATCGCCGATCTGCCACTGGGTGCCAGCAATGACCTGGTGTACCGTGGCCATGGTCCGGTCAAGGCCGATATCATGGAAGTAACCCTGCCCCAGGACAACAACCACAGGCCTATCTACTCGGACGGTGATTATGCTCCGGGACATAACCAGGTGACCCTGTTCAATGTGCCCGAAGACACTGCCCGCTTTGTGGTGGAAGTGCTTGAACACACCAAGGACCCTGGCTTTAACAAGTACATGCGCGAATTGGGTGGCTCACTGGCGATTCACATAGGCCGTGACAGCAATGGCAACGGCGAGGCCGATTTCGATGAGGAATGGATCTGCTCCTCCACCACCCAAATCGAACTTAACCGCTGCAGCCTGACCAACCCGGATGCAGGCCAATATTGGGTCTTGTTGTCCAACACCAGTAAGAATATGAGCGACTGGGACCTGGACCAGGGGCCGGATCCCTGGGGTTACTACGGTATCACCAGAGAGCAATTGGTTGACAGTTACAGGGTTGCCATGGCCTTGGTGCCAAGCGATGCCAGTGGCCTGACGATCGAAGGCCCGGCCACCTCGGATGGCAGCCTGGTTGACCTGGATCTGAACTGGAACCTGGATAACCTGGCCGAAGGCGATGTGGCCTATGCCGGTGTCGATATCGGCAGCAGCGCAGCGCCCGGCAGCATAGGCTTTATCCCTGTGCGCCTTAAGCGTGGCATGGATGACGTGACCGTCAACAACAACCAGAGGGTTCGCGGTGGCGATATTGTCGACGTGACCGTACACGTGGTGGAAAACAACACGGGTACCGATCGCGACTTCGACCTCAGCACTGTTATTCCCGCGGGACTGACCCTGGTGCCGGGGTCGGTCAAGGTCAGCAGCCTGGAGCAGGAAGCAAACCTGAGCGTTGACGGCAACACAGTGCGCGTTGCCGGGGTGCAGCAGGATTCCGGCAACTGGGATCGCAGCTACAAGGTGACCACCAATGAAACCGACGCCCTGTGCCGGGTACCGGCCTATGGTCGCAATGACAGCGGCTTCGTCGGTCTGGCGAAAAACTACGGTTTCATGCCGGCCATAGGTGGCACCATGGTCGATGCCTCCGGCAGCTGGGATTATGATGCCACCGTCGGTGAGTGGGTCTACACCAATCCGTTCGAGATCCACATGGCGGATTACTGGGGCGCAGATGGCCATATGAACCTGTTCCATAACGAGGATTATATGAGCTATGACCGCTTCATTGTTTCGCCTCAGGGCTTTGTGACCTTCGGGCCTGAGTGGGGAGCTGCCAGCCACTTCATCAGCCAGAAGTTCCCTTACTACATGAACCCCTATGGCCCATTCGTGGCACCGTTCTGGCGTGGTTATGCGGACCCCGCAAACATCGGCTTCTCTATACCTGTCGATGTACTGGGCGCGCCACTGGAACAAAACCTGTTTGAGCCCTGGAAAGGCTCGGGTATCGCCCTGGCGTATGCCGGTGATGACTTCATCATAGAGTGGGTTAACGCCCGTACCCAAGGTGTGGAAGCCAGCTGGTTTGGCACCTATCCGACGGGTGTGGAGCAGAACGACCGCTATACCTTTGATCTGATCATGAACAAGGGTTATCGCTACGGCGCAGGTGAGTTCGAGTTTGTGATGGCCTATGGCGACATGGACTTTGCCGATCAGGGGGATTACGGTTCCATAGGTGTGCACGGCAACTATGGCCCGCTGGATGTCTTTGGTTATCCCTATGGTCAGGAAATGGGGGTCAGTGCCGCCTATAACGATCTGAAGGAAGTGACCACGGCCAACAAGGTGATCTGCTTAGACTACACAGGCCCGGAAGCAACCCAGTTCGACCTGAGCTTCCAGGTGCGTGTGGCTGAAACCGCCGCCGGTCAGACCCTGACCATGGACGTGGTCAGCGACGTCAGCGGTATGGGACAGAAGGTGATAGCCAATGCCATCCAGGTGGCCGGTAACATCACTCTGGCGCCGTTCAACGCCATGACAATCGCCGAGAACACCAGTGCCGATGTGACAGTGGCCTACGCCGACGTTGATGCCAATCCGAACCTGATTTCCGTCAGCGGTGAGCACATCAGTGCCCTGGTGCATGGCAACAGCGCCGGTTCTACCGTGACCATCACCCCCGATGCCAACTGGCATGGTGAAACACAAGTCAGCGTAACAGTGGCCGACAGCGTCAACCCCACTGATGCCACGACCCAGAGCTTTATGCTGACCGTGACTTCGGACGGTATCGAGCCCGGTTGTACCGATAGCGCTGCCACCAACTATGATGCCAACGCCAATCAGGATGACGGCAGCTGCACCTTCCCGGCGCCGCCTGCCGCTGAACCTGCCAAGGACACCTCCAGCGGTGGTGCCCTGGGCTGGCTGGCACTGCTGTTGGCACCTGTTGCCATGGTGCGTCGCCGCCGCCTGCACTGA
- a CDS encoding TlpA family protein disulfide reductase: protein MIRRGLMLGLWLLSGSLTAAPLLTAQSLDARAAIMAGQRWVSICWSLDCPACIRELGELKSLLPQVDRERLLLINTDADADREQEQQQVLAQLGLTALPQLSFADGQEQQGRFLLDPAWYGELPRTFFIDEKGNWKGKSGLVEQQWLRQWLAQDEASKQTAQQAPLIHQQ, encoded by the coding sequence ATGATCCGCCGCGGCCTGATGCTTGGACTCTGGCTGCTGTCCGGCTCCCTGACCGCGGCCCCCTTGCTGACGGCCCAAAGCCTGGATGCCAGGGCCGCCATCATGGCGGGCCAGCGCTGGGTGAGCATTTGCTGGAGCCTCGACTGCCCCGCCTGTATTCGGGAACTTGGCGAACTCAAGTCGCTGCTGCCACAGGTTGACCGCGAACGTCTGCTGCTGATCAACACAGATGCCGACGCCGACCGGGAGCAGGAGCAACAACAAGTGCTGGCGCAACTGGGACTGACTGCCCTGCCACAGCTCAGTTTTGCCGATGGCCAGGAGCAACAGGGGCGCTTCCTGCTCGACCCCGCTTGGTACGGCGAGCTGCCGCGCACCTTTTTTATCGATGAGAAAGGCAACTGGAAAGGCAAGAGCGGCCTAGTGGAGCAGCAATGGCTGCGGCAATGGCTGGCGCAGGATGAAGCGTCAAAGCAGACAGCCCAGCAGGCTCCCCTGATTCATCAGCAGTGA
- a CDS encoding exo-alpha-sialidase: MVTLTSIRATALLALATALMPAQAHQHQEAPAQPQSQCPAGDIRCAETVTAAFGPDGRLWRAWVSEQQLYLDSSTDAGVHFGAPLKVNAEPEAISTRGENRPKLGFDGQGGLYLSWAMAREQKYSADIRLSYSADGGAHFTRPQTINDDQLVAGHSFNEMLVSPDGDISLVWLDSRAKALDPNAAAGSAVYFARGNLRRGDSQFLNSELVRGTCQCCRLAFAKEPDGTQALLWRHLYPDNVREFALLRLKEGATAQQVSFDDWQLDGCPHQGGALGISDAGRYHLAWFNAGRKGQGIFYAYSDDGGVQLSAPLKVGNNQQLASHPHLAVQGQRVDLVWTEYNGSEQQLWWQGSSDGGALFGPARQLASSQLGSDRPFVLTHDGKAYVSWHRPGLGHFFRVLP, encoded by the coding sequence ATGGTAACCCTTACCTCTATCAGGGCCACGGCCCTGCTGGCACTGGCCACGGCCCTGATGCCGGCGCAGGCACATCAGCATCAGGAGGCACCTGCGCAACCCCAAAGCCAATGCCCGGCCGGTGACATTCGCTGCGCCGAGACTGTCACCGCCGCCTTCGGCCCGGATGGCAGATTGTGGCGCGCCTGGGTCAGCGAGCAGCAACTGTACCTCGACAGTTCCACCGATGCCGGTGTCCACTTCGGTGCCCCCCTAAAGGTCAACGCCGAGCCCGAGGCCATCTCCACCCGCGGTGAAAATCGCCCCAAGCTCGGCTTTGATGGCCAGGGCGGCCTCTACCTGTCCTGGGCCATGGCAAGGGAGCAGAAGTACAGCGCCGATATTCGCCTGAGCTACTCGGCCGATGGCGGAGCTCACTTCACCAGGCCCCAAACCATCAATGATGACCAGCTTGTTGCCGGCCACTCCTTCAACGAAATGCTGGTGAGCCCAGACGGCGACATCAGTCTGGTGTGGCTCGACAGCCGCGCCAAGGCATTGGATCCAAACGCCGCTGCCGGGTCGGCCGTCTATTTTGCCAGGGGCAATCTGCGCCGCGGCGACAGCCAATTTCTCAACAGTGAACTGGTGCGCGGCACCTGCCAGTGTTGCCGCCTGGCATTCGCCAAGGAGCCCGACGGCACCCAGGCCCTGCTGTGGCGCCACCTGTATCCGGACAATGTACGCGAGTTTGCCCTGCTGCGGCTCAAGGAAGGCGCCACAGCACAACAGGTGTCCTTCGATGACTGGCAGCTCGACGGCTGCCCGCACCAGGGCGGTGCCCTGGGCATCTCAGACGCAGGACGTTACCACCTGGCCTGGTTTAATGCCGGGCGCAAGGGTCAGGGAATTTTTTACGCTTATTCCGACGATGGCGGGGTTCAATTGAGTGCGCCGCTCAAGGTCGGCAATAACCAGCAACTGGCATCCCACCCACATCTGGCGGTGCAGGGGCAGAGAGTGGATCTGGTGTGGACCGAATATAACGGCAGCGAACAACAGCTCTGGTGGCAAGGCTCAAGCGATGGCGGCGCCCTCTTCGGTCCCGCCCGTCAATTAGCCAGCTCCCAGCTCGGCAGCGACCGGCCCTTTGTGCTGACCCACGACGGCAAGGCCTATGTCTCCTGGCACAGACCCGGACTGGGCCACTTTTTCCGGGTGCTGCCATGA
- a CDS encoding TonB-dependent receptor: MNTFPSLLSLALLTTSAAATTDNTEVQTAPDGATSTMAIASPVMERISITANRKQNVDTDLAMSLDSISKSELALDKGQHPAESLNSVAGVLIDQLGGGQGHKTAIRMPMNTSGYYLFLQDNIPIQSPAFFNHNGLWWSSFNTNVGRIEVIKGAGTALYGSGAVAATINVLSDEVEDANRLDSGLMLGSDNFHKLQLGYNRKPEAGKGWRISASAQESDGWQEHTATQRAEVNARHEYEIDANQRLVTLLSASTLEQEMAAGLTEEQYRQDRNQSGLSDAVLAVDPTRRSDYLRLSSQWDKQSGDANYSLIGYLRRNTNSYTATWNANMPMVDSVVRSAGLLALANWVHGDDSETTVGADLEYSVGDESSFQPLDVTVGGYKPDSFVAGERFYDDSTDYLGLSPYVQHQRPLTENLTLTLGARFDYAGYDYHNHLAALGDIGHGKLSIADREDSFSHLSPKASLNYRLGDSSSLYLRYANSFRLPTSGSLYHITTKDSIEGLSNLKPEISDTYELGYKANLDSLSWDLALYYMDVDDGIVNAFDSELGFRYQVNATRVIHKGVELAADWQATRELALSLAFTRASHEFDDYPPITGNQMMNAPEYITNVRARYNPDALEGLSLMLEWQAIGDYWMDDANSRRYEGYQLTNLKARYKINDRVSINARATNLWDKDYVQSAALSYGKANINPGAPRSLYLGVDVSW, translated from the coding sequence ATGAATACATTCCCTTCGCTGCTCAGTTTGGCGCTGTTGACCACCTCCGCCGCGGCAACAACAGATAACACCGAGGTACAGACCGCACCGGATGGCGCAACCTCCACCATGGCCATCGCCAGCCCGGTCATGGAACGCATCAGCATCACGGCCAACCGCAAGCAGAATGTGGACACGGATCTGGCCATGTCCCTGGACAGCATCAGCAAGTCCGAGCTGGCGCTGGACAAGGGCCAGCACCCGGCCGAATCCCTCAACAGCGTCGCCGGGGTATTGATAGATCAGCTTGGTGGTGGACAGGGACACAAGACCGCCATCCGCATGCCGATGAACACCAGCGGCTACTACCTGTTTTTGCAGGACAATATTCCCATTCAGTCACCGGCCTTCTTCAACCATAACGGCCTCTGGTGGTCCAGTTTCAACACCAATGTGGGCCGCATCGAAGTGATCAAGGGCGCCGGTACCGCCCTCTATGGCTCCGGTGCCGTGGCCGCCACCATCAATGTGCTCTCCGATGAAGTGGAAGACGCCAACCGCCTCGACAGCGGCCTGATGCTCGGCAGCGATAACTTCCACAAGCTGCAGCTGGGCTACAACCGCAAACCCGAGGCCGGCAAGGGCTGGCGCATTTCCGCTTCGGCCCAGGAAAGCGACGGCTGGCAGGAGCACACGGCTACCCAGAGAGCCGAAGTCAACGCCCGCCACGAATATGAAATCGACGCCAATCAACGCCTGGTGACCCTGCTGTCGGCCTCAACCCTGGAGCAGGAAATGGCCGCCGGTCTTACCGAGGAGCAATACCGGCAGGATCGCAACCAGTCTGGACTGAGCGATGCCGTGCTGGCGGTTGACCCGACCCGGCGCAGCGACTATCTGCGCCTCTCAAGCCAGTGGGACAAGCAAAGCGGCGATGCCAATTACTCGCTGATCGGCTACCTGCGCCGCAACACCAACAGCTACACGGCCACCTGGAACGCCAATATGCCCATGGTGGACAGTGTGGTGCGCAGCGCAGGCCTGTTGGCCCTGGCCAACTGGGTGCACGGCGATGACAGCGAAACCACGGTCGGCGCCGATCTGGAATACTCGGTCGGTGATGAAAGCTCGTTCCAACCCCTGGATGTGACTGTGGGCGGCTACAAGCCCGACAGCTTTGTGGCCGGGGAGCGTTTCTATGACGACAGCACAGATTACCTGGGCCTGTCGCCCTATGTGCAGCACCAAAGACCGCTGACGGAAAACCTGACCCTGACCCTGGGGGCCCGCTTTGATTACGCCGGTTATGATTATCACAACCATCTCGCGGCCCTGGGTGACATAGGCCACGGCAAGCTCAGCATTGCCGACCGGGAGGACAGCTTCAGCCACCTAAGTCCCAAGGCCAGCCTCAATTATCGCCTCGGCGACAGCAGCAGCCTGTACCTGCGCTATGCCAACAGCTTCCGCCTGCCCACCAGCGGCAGCCTGTACCACATCACCACCAAGGACAGCATCGAAGGCCTGTCGAACCTCAAACCCGAGATCTCCGACACCTATGAGCTAGGTTACAAGGCCAACCTCGATTCCCTGTCCTGGGATCTGGCGCTCTATTACATGGACGTGGACGACGGCATAGTCAACGCCTTCGATAGCGAGCTCGGCTTCCGCTATCAGGTCAATGCCACCCGGGTGATCCACAAGGGCGTGGAATTGGCCGCCGACTGGCAGGCCACCCGTGAACTGGCGCTGTCGCTGGCCTTTACCCGCGCCAGTCACGAGTTTGATGACTACCCGCCCATCACCGGCAATCAGATGATGAATGCCCCCGAATACATCACCAATGTCCGCGCCCGCTATAATCCGGATGCCCTTGAGGGCCTGAGCCTGATGCTGGAGTGGCAGGCCATAGGTGACTACTGGATGGATGACGCCAACAGCCGTCGCTATGAGGGTTATCAACTGACCAACCTCAAGGCCCGCTATAAGATCAACGACAGGGTGTCCATCAACGCCCGTGCCACCAACCTGTGGGACAAGGACTATGTGCAGTCGGCAGCCCTCAGCTACGGCAAGGCCAACATTAACCCCGGCGCCCCCCGCAGCCTGTATCTGGGAGTGGACGTCTCATGGTAA